A DNA window from Ornithinimicrobium humiphilum contains the following coding sequences:
- a CDS encoding HNH endonuclease signature motif containing protein yields the protein MAYRGAPSHPQGDSLQLGRGDHVPDPGDYVPDPVTPEEVAEAQRLAEEMLAQMGPEDDPDSPEYWQRFEDMLATMRSEPTDLPARDLASGLTGAEHSVEHATLSPDRLVQVLDDDLAAGLEAVGRVRAGLDALAVGLACEASARGLHTQAGLSLRDWVLVRCPWLTGADASALVAVVAAAQAPWGARLGEAARAGEVTLHRAARISRTLTRLTSSLAPDQQEAYASIATGAAADARISDRDLDVVCHKLLVDLLDEAPAREARRTAHEQRCVVRRPLGQGMVRYVLDAPERDAVLLDGILTGPLAKPQPAEDGARDERSAGQRGYDAFLTVMGRGLGHPGAPPSSSRGSVVLTVAVDPATGRPTGPATTSTGQVLDPQAVGRFACLGDVTPVVLGPLGEPLDLGRTRRLATPGQVKALYVRDGTCTYPGCSVPGTWCDAHHLVWWSRGGGTDLTNLALLCSRHHTLVHDEDLMATVTGGVVTWHV from the coding sequence ATGGCGTACCGAGGCGCACCGAGCCACCCGCAGGGGGACTCCCTGCAGCTCGGTCGGGGTGACCACGTTCCCGATCCGGGCGACTACGTGCCCGACCCGGTGACTCCCGAGGAGGTCGCCGAGGCCCAGCGGCTGGCCGAGGAGATGCTGGCCCAGATGGGCCCCGAGGACGACCCGGACAGCCCGGAGTACTGGCAACGCTTCGAGGACATGCTCGCCACCATGCGGAGCGAGCCCACCGACCTGCCCGCACGCGACCTGGCGAGCGGCCTGACGGGGGCGGAGCACTCCGTCGAGCACGCCACGCTCTCCCCCGACCGGCTCGTCCAGGTCCTCGACGACGACCTCGCGGCCGGGCTGGAGGCCGTCGGGCGTGTCCGTGCCGGTCTCGACGCCCTGGCCGTCGGGCTGGCCTGCGAGGCCTCCGCCCGCGGGCTGCACACCCAGGCGGGGCTGTCGTTGCGCGACTGGGTGCTGGTCCGGTGCCCGTGGCTGACCGGTGCGGACGCCTCTGCACTCGTCGCGGTGGTCGCCGCCGCGCAGGCCCCGTGGGGCGCCCGGCTCGGGGAGGCCGCGCGCGCGGGCGAGGTCACCCTGCACCGGGCGGCCCGGATCTCCCGGACCCTGACCCGTCTGACGAGCTCGCTGGCCCCCGACCAGCAGGAGGCCTACGCGAGCATCGCGACAGGAGCGGCCGCGGACGCCAGGATCAGCGATCGCGACCTCGACGTCGTGTGCCACAAGCTGCTGGTCGACCTGCTCGACGAGGCACCCGCCCGGGAGGCCCGTCGCACCGCGCACGAGCAGCGCTGCGTCGTCCGGCGGCCGCTGGGCCAGGGCATGGTCCGCTACGTCCTCGACGCCCCGGAGCGCGACGCTGTCCTCCTCGACGGCATCCTCACCGGTCCGCTCGCGAAGCCCCAGCCCGCCGAGGACGGCGCGCGCGACGAGCGGTCGGCCGGGCAGCGGGGCTACGACGCGTTCCTGACGGTGATGGGGCGGGGGCTGGGCCATCCCGGCGCTCCCCCGTCGTCGTCGCGAGGATCCGTGGTGCTCACGGTCGCGGTCGACCCCGCCACCGGCCGTCCGACCGGTCCCGCGACGACCAGCACCGGGCAGGTCCTCGACCCGCAGGCCGTCGGCCGGTTCGCCTGCCTGGGCGACGTGACCCCCGTCGTGCTCGGACCCCTCGGGGAGCCGCTCGATCTCGGTCGCACCCGGCGGCTCGCGACGCCGGGACAGGTGAAGGCCCTCTATGTCCGCGACGGCACCTGCACCTATCCCGGGTGCAGCGTGCCCGGCACGTGGTGCGACGCCCACCACCTGGTCTGGTGGTCGCGCGGTGGGGGCACCGACCTGACCAACCTGGCCCTGCTCTGCTCCCGTCACCACACCCTCGTCCACGACGAGGACCTGATGGCGACGGTGACCGGCGGGGTCGTCACCTGGCACGTCTGA
- a CDS encoding aldehyde dehydrogenase family protein, translated as MSTQPRPAVLPSAEDLAARAERAARACGVDLDAHRGEREGRSPVNGATISTLAWSEAADVREAVARAQEAFRTWRSVPAPARGAVVKRFGELLAEHKDDLATLVSLEAGKITSEARGEVQEMIDICDFAVGLSRQLYGRTMPSERPGHRLMETWHPLGVVGVVSAFNFPVAVWSWNTAVALVCGDPVVWKPSEKTPLCALAANALLLRALTEAGHDAALSQVLLGGPEVGEALVADAGIALLSATGSTRMGRQVGPVVAERFGRSLLELGGNNAAVVAPSADLDLTTRGIVFAAAGTAGQRCTTMRRVIAHTSVVDEVTERVAAAYRQLPVGDPTAEGTLVGPLLDRRSYEAFTDAIAKAQAAGGEVVAGGGRELADEAEDAYYVRPTVIRMPSQSEVMHSETFAPILYVVSYDDLAEAIELNNAVPQGLSSSIFTQDQAEAELFCSPEGSDCGIVNVNIGTSGAEIGGAFGGEKETGGGRESGSDAWRAYMRRATNTINFSGELPLAQGVTFDV; from the coding sequence GTGAGCACCCAGCCCCGCCCTGCCGTCCTGCCGTCGGCCGAGGACCTCGCCGCCCGCGCCGAGCGGGCCGCCCGCGCCTGCGGGGTCGACCTGGACGCCCACCGGGGCGAGCGCGAGGGTCGCTCGCCGGTCAACGGCGCGACGATCTCGACGCTGGCGTGGAGCGAGGCGGCCGACGTGCGCGAGGCCGTCGCCCGGGCCCAGGAGGCCTTCCGCACCTGGCGCAGCGTCCCCGCCCCGGCGCGCGGTGCCGTCGTCAAGCGCTTCGGCGAGCTGCTCGCCGAGCACAAGGACGACCTCGCGACCCTCGTGAGCCTCGAGGCGGGCAAGATCACCTCCGAGGCGCGGGGCGAGGTGCAGGAGATGATCGACATCTGCGACTTCGCCGTCGGCCTGTCGCGCCAGCTCTACGGCCGCACGATGCCCTCCGAGCGCCCCGGCCACCGCCTCATGGAGACCTGGCACCCGCTCGGCGTCGTCGGTGTGGTGTCGGCCTTCAACTTCCCGGTCGCCGTCTGGTCCTGGAACACCGCCGTCGCCCTCGTCTGCGGCGACCCGGTGGTGTGGAAGCCGTCGGAGAAGACCCCGCTGTGCGCCCTCGCCGCCAACGCGCTCCTGCTGCGGGCTCTCACCGAGGCCGGCCATGACGCGGCCCTCTCCCAGGTGCTCCTGGGCGGCCCCGAGGTGGGTGAGGCGCTGGTCGCCGACGCCGGCATCGCCCTGCTCAGCGCCACCGGCTCGACGCGGATGGGTCGCCAGGTCGGCCCGGTCGTGGCCGAGCGCTTCGGCCGCAGCCTGCTCGAGCTCGGCGGCAACAACGCCGCGGTCGTCGCGCCCTCGGCCGACCTCGACCTGACCACCCGCGGGATCGTCTTCGCCGCGGCGGGCACCGCCGGCCAGCGCTGCACGACCATGCGCCGGGTCATCGCGCACACCTCGGTGGTCGACGAGGTCACCGAGCGGGTGGCGGCCGCCTACCGCCAGCTGCCCGTCGGCGACCCGACCGCCGAGGGCACCCTCGTGGGCCCGCTGCTCGACCGCCGCTCCTACGAGGCCTTCACCGACGCGATCGCGAAGGCGCAGGCCGCCGGTGGCGAGGTCGTCGCGGGCGGCGGGCGCGAGCTCGCCGACGAGGCCGAGGACGCCTACTACGTGCGGCCGACCGTGATCCGGATGCCGTCGCAGAGCGAGGTCATGCACAGCGAGACCTTCGCCCCGATCCTCTACGTCGTCTCCTACGACGACCTCGCCGAGGCGATCGAGCTCAACAACGCGGTGCCCCAGGGCCTGTCGTCGAGCATCTTCACCCAGGACCAGGCCGAGGCCGAGCTGTTCTGCTCCCCGGAGGGCTCGGACTGCGGCATCGTCAACGTCAACATCGGCACCTCCGGGGCCGAGATCGGCGGGGCGTTCGGTGGCGAGAAGGAGACCGGCGGCGGGCGCGAGTCCGGCTCGGACGCCTGGCGCGCCTACATGCGCCGCGCGACCAACACGATCAACTTCTCCGGCGAGCTGCCGCTGGCCCAGGGCGTCACCTTCGACGTCTGA
- a CDS encoding TIGR03086 family metal-binding protein has translation MTDQALQDHADAYDRHAATFTARVHGVVEDGWDAPAPVEGWRARDVVAHLDWIRSFLEHGSDVRLEPGPDPEVDPVGAWEELDRQLLALLHDPATADRTYDSPMLGVMPLGRAVHQFFTADVFMHTWDLARATGQDETLDPEMARELREGMESMPEEVLRGSGQFGPPQPAPEGADEGQRLMAFTGRRV, from the coding sequence ATGACCGACCAGGCCCTCCAGGACCACGCGGACGCCTACGACCGGCATGCCGCCACCTTCACCGCGCGGGTGCACGGCGTGGTCGAGGACGGCTGGGACGCCCCCGCACCGGTCGAGGGGTGGCGCGCCCGCGACGTCGTCGCCCACCTGGACTGGATCCGCAGCTTCCTCGAGCACGGCAGCGACGTCCGGCTCGAGCCCGGCCCCGACCCCGAGGTCGACCCCGTCGGGGCGTGGGAGGAGCTGGACCGCCAGCTCTTGGCGCTGCTGCACGACCCGGCCACCGCGGACCGCACCTATGACAGCCCGATGCTCGGGGTGATGCCGCTCGGTCGGGCGGTCCACCAGTTCTTCACGGCGGACGTCTTCATGCACACCTGGGACCTGGCGCGGGCCACCGGTCAGGACGAGACGCTCGACCCGGAGATGGCCAGGGAGCTGCGCGAGGGCATGGAGTCGATGCCCGAGGAGGTGCTGCGCGGCAGCGGGCAGTTCGGCCCCCCTCAGCCGGCCCCCGAGGGCGCCGACGAGGGGCAGCGGCTGATGGCCTTCACGGGCCGCCGCGTGTGA
- a CDS encoding SDR family NAD(P)-dependent oxidoreductase has product MTTSGRGVLVTGGSRGVGAATARAFAERGDRVVVHYRGAEDRAREVLGSLPGEGHAMLQADLSDPEETRRLAEQAAEALGRIDVLVNNAALFLDPAGGGSRRGDHRITDVDYDSWVSAWQTTLATNLLGPANLTFCIARHMMEVAPAEGMPVGRVVNVGSRGAYRGEPDVPAYGASKAGLHAFGQSMAVALAPHGISVVSIAPGFIATDMAATLLDGPTGDAIRGQSPYGRVATPEEVAAALVTLAEPGAEWASGAVVDFNGASYLR; this is encoded by the coding sequence ATGACGACCTCTGGACGTGGTGTGCTGGTGACCGGTGGCTCGCGCGGCGTGGGGGCGGCGACCGCCCGGGCGTTCGCGGAGCGGGGCGACCGCGTGGTCGTCCACTACCGCGGCGCGGAGGACCGCGCCCGCGAGGTGCTCGGCTCCCTCCCCGGCGAGGGGCACGCCATGCTGCAGGCGGACCTGTCCGACCCCGAGGAGACCCGCCGCCTGGCCGAGCAGGCCGCCGAGGCCCTCGGTCGCATCGACGTGCTGGTCAACAACGCCGCGCTCTTCCTCGACCCCGCGGGCGGCGGCAGCCGCCGCGGCGACCACCGGATCACCGATGTCGACTACGACAGCTGGGTCTCCGCCTGGCAGACCACCCTGGCGACCAACCTCCTCGGTCCCGCCAACCTCACCTTCTGCATCGCGCGCCACATGATGGAGGTCGCCCCCGCCGAGGGGATGCCCGTCGGGCGCGTGGTCAACGTCGGCTCCCGCGGCGCCTACCGCGGCGAGCCGGACGTGCCCGCCTACGGCGCCAGCAAGGCCGGCCTGCACGCCTTCGGCCAGTCGATGGCCGTCGCGCTCGCGCCGCACGGGATCTCCGTGGTCTCGATCGCCCCCGGCTTCATCGCCACCGACATGGCGGCCACGCTCCTCGACGGCCCCACCGGCGACGCCATCCGCGGCCAGAGCCCCTACGGGCGGGTCGCGACCCCGGAGGAGGTCGCTGCGGCGCTCGTCACCCTCGCCGAGCCGGGCGCCGAGTGGGCCTCCGGCGCGGTCGTGGACTTCAACGGGGCCAGCTACCTCCGCTGA
- a CDS encoding L,D-transpeptidase family protein — protein MIIRRRPGPSVSLVRLAVRRRDLLKGGLGLVTGAVVGGLADDYDRFRVPEPEPEPEPVEPAPVEPAPVEPEPEPQLPAAFQRGDSGEGVLALQQQLNAAGYWCGTPDGGFGHLTQQAVWAVQKAHGLWRDGVAGPQTQQALATGYRPAPVAGGDHVEIHLATQLLLVVRGGSTLMTLNTSTGNGEPYEYEKHEYLATTPTGDFRVGFTDGSGWREGELGELYRPMFYYGNYAVHGSNSIPPVPASHGCARISVAAMDMFWSEGLLGVGHRVLVV, from the coding sequence GTGATCATCCGACGCCGTCCGGGACCATCCGTGTCCCTCGTGCGCCTCGCCGTGCGCCGGCGCGACCTGCTCAAGGGTGGGCTGGGGCTGGTGACCGGGGCCGTCGTGGGCGGCCTCGCCGACGACTACGACCGTTTCCGCGTCCCCGAGCCCGAGCCCGAGCCGGAGCCCGTGGAGCCGGCACCCGTCGAGCCAGCACCCGTCGAGCCGGAGCCCGAGCCCCAGCTCCCCGCAGCCTTCCAGCGCGGCGACTCCGGCGAGGGCGTCCTGGCGCTGCAGCAGCAGCTCAACGCCGCCGGCTACTGGTGCGGCACCCCCGACGGTGGCTTCGGCCACCTCACGCAGCAGGCGGTCTGGGCGGTCCAGAAGGCCCACGGCCTCTGGCGCGACGGCGTCGCCGGCCCGCAGACCCAGCAGGCACTGGCCACCGGCTACCGCCCGGCGCCCGTCGCCGGCGGCGACCACGTCGAGATCCACCTGGCGACCCAGCTGCTGCTCGTCGTGCGCGGCGGCTCCACCCTCATGACGCTCAACACGTCGACGGGCAACGGCGAGCCCTACGAGTACGAGAAGCACGAATACCTCGCCACCACGCCCACGGGTGACTTCCGGGTCGGTTTCACCGACGGCTCCGGCTGGCGCGAGGGCGAGCTCGGCGAGCTCTACCGGCCGATGTTCTACTACGGCAACTACGCCGTGCACGGCTCCAACTCCATCCCGCCGGTGCCGGCGTCGCACGGTTGCGCGCGCATCTCCGTCGCCGCGATGGACATGTTCTGGTCCGAGGGTCTGCTGGGCGTGGGCCACCGCGTCCTCGTCGTCTGA
- a CDS encoding S41 family peptidase: METYLRYPHLHGDLITFVAADDVWIAPVQGGRAWRLTHDSVPVALPRFSPDGTHVAFVSHRDGHPEAYVVPVEGDGGPRRLTWWGAKNTRVLGWDGPDRVLVASHAGQQNLRHLTVRSVGLDGTVTTPPYGPAWGVAVHDDGFVALATPGSRPPAHWKRYRGGTAPRLWVGRPAPEGMAWTRLLREDTAGLVDPMWVDGRLLVVSDRAAVLPGTAEEADRQANLWAFAPGDVDPGSEPEQLTFQGPDLGYVRDAATDGRRVTWHSRGRIWVLDELGGTPREMRVSLPGAAATAYTLPPTDQLGPVRPDHGGDASLVSWHGAVYWLAHREGPARALVCDDAVRAREPHFLGRTGRAVMVSDAGGEDRLEVHELAGGDARVVAAGRLGRVLHLASDPAGERVATISHDGAVRLVDVRPEAGEDGAVREVARSEQGEPLSPGFSPDGRYLVWSQPTTGESEMHQLMVVDTRDPDAMAQALTSGTFHDHDPAFTRDGRHVVFLSERTFDPDYDVHEFALSFSGSTRPWLLPLAADQTPPFGPTAQGWRLSEDDAEAKDTGDGKEGGEDAPPSSPDLDVEGAEQRVVPFPVPSGRYRSLRTVKDGVVWVCESGETGVLGSRRAGVTGEPGCDTVELWSFPRRTVEVVVDKADEMEVSGDGERLVVQHKDTVTVTPAGHKPEEDDPSVVRVDLDRLRREVDPRALWRQMFEENGRIMRDHYWRADMDGVDWQAVLDRWRPVVDAVATHDDLVDVLWETVGELNTSHAYVTPPEEPGAVASERRLGLLGADLSRTDEGWRIDRILPGESSEPEARSPLAAAGVDARPGDVVVAVDGAPMDPAFGPATRLMGAAGKPVELTLRRDGEDRRVVVVPLADEEVLRYQDWVRSRRDYVRERSGGRLGYVHVPDMTSYGWAQLHRDLRHAVQKEGLVVDVRYNRGGHTSQLVLSRLLARAVGWAPGRHYAVASRYPSTAPRGPVVLVANENSGSDGDIVNAAARAMGIGPVVGVRTWGGVVGIDGRFDLVDGTSVTQPRYAFWLQGPGWGVENHGVDPDIEVEHTPADFFGPDDPQLDRAMAEAVRLLEEQPAASEPPLPGPRVRR, from the coding sequence GTGGAGACCTACCTGCGTTATCCCCACCTGCACGGGGACCTCATCACCTTCGTCGCCGCGGACGACGTGTGGATCGCTCCGGTCCAGGGGGGCCGGGCCTGGCGGCTCACGCACGACTCCGTCCCGGTGGCCCTGCCCCGCTTCTCGCCCGACGGCACGCACGTCGCCTTCGTCTCGCACCGCGACGGCCACCCGGAGGCCTACGTGGTGCCCGTCGAGGGCGACGGCGGGCCGCGCCGCCTGACGTGGTGGGGCGCCAAGAACACCCGTGTCCTCGGCTGGGACGGCCCCGACCGGGTGCTCGTCGCCTCGCACGCCGGGCAGCAGAACCTGCGGCACCTGACCGTCCGCTCGGTGGGGCTGGACGGCACCGTCACGACGCCGCCCTACGGCCCGGCCTGGGGCGTCGCCGTCCACGACGACGGATTCGTGGCCCTGGCGACACCGGGCAGCCGTCCGCCGGCGCACTGGAAGCGCTACCGCGGCGGCACCGCCCCGCGCCTGTGGGTGGGCCGTCCCGCCCCGGAAGGTATGGCGTGGACCCGCCTGCTGCGCGAGGACACCGCCGGCCTCGTCGACCCGATGTGGGTGGACGGCCGGCTCCTGGTCGTCTCCGACCGGGCCGCCGTGCTCCCCGGCACCGCGGAGGAGGCCGACCGGCAGGCGAACCTGTGGGCCTTCGCACCGGGCGACGTCGACCCCGGGAGCGAGCCGGAGCAGCTGACCTTCCAGGGTCCCGACCTGGGCTACGTGCGCGACGCCGCGACCGACGGCCGACGCGTGACGTGGCACAGCCGCGGCCGGATCTGGGTGCTCGACGAGCTGGGCGGCACCCCGCGCGAGATGCGGGTGAGCCTCCCCGGGGCGGCGGCCACGGCATACACGCTGCCTCCGACCGACCAGCTGGGCCCGGTCCGTCCGGACCACGGCGGCGACGCGAGTCTCGTGAGCTGGCACGGCGCCGTCTACTGGCTGGCGCACCGCGAGGGACCGGCCCGCGCGCTGGTCTGCGACGACGCCGTCCGCGCGCGGGAGCCGCACTTCCTGGGGCGCACGGGTCGTGCCGTCATGGTCAGCGATGCCGGTGGCGAGGACCGGTTGGAGGTCCACGAGCTCGCGGGCGGCGACGCACGTGTCGTCGCGGCGGGGCGGCTGGGCCGGGTGCTGCACCTGGCGAGCGATCCCGCCGGCGAGCGCGTCGCGACCATCTCCCACGACGGTGCCGTGCGCCTGGTCGACGTCCGCCCCGAGGCCGGCGAGGACGGCGCGGTGCGCGAGGTCGCCCGGTCCGAGCAGGGCGAGCCCCTCTCCCCCGGGTTCTCCCCAGACGGCCGCTACCTCGTGTGGTCGCAGCCGACCACCGGCGAGTCCGAGATGCACCAGCTCATGGTGGTCGACACCCGCGACCCGGACGCGATGGCGCAGGCCCTCACGTCCGGCACCTTCCACGACCACGACCCGGCCTTCACCCGCGACGGGCGGCACGTGGTCTTCCTGTCCGAGCGCACCTTCGACCCCGACTACGACGTCCACGAGTTCGCACTGTCCTTCTCCGGCTCGACGCGGCCGTGGCTGCTGCCGCTCGCGGCCGACCAGACGCCGCCCTTCGGGCCGACGGCCCAGGGCTGGCGGCTCAGCGAGGACGACGCGGAGGCCAAGGACACCGGCGACGGCAAGGAGGGCGGCGAGGACGCCCCGCCGTCCTCGCCCGACCTCGACGTCGAGGGGGCCGAGCAGCGCGTCGTGCCGTTCCCCGTGCCGAGCGGGCGCTACCGGAGCCTGCGAACCGTCAAGGACGGGGTGGTGTGGGTCTGCGAGTCCGGCGAGACGGGCGTGCTGGGCAGCCGCCGCGCGGGCGTGACCGGCGAGCCGGGGTGCGACACCGTCGAGCTGTGGTCGTTCCCGCGTCGGACCGTGGAGGTCGTCGTCGACAAGGCCGACGAGATGGAGGTCTCCGGCGACGGCGAGCGGCTCGTCGTGCAGCACAAGGACACGGTCACCGTGACCCCGGCGGGCCACAAGCCCGAGGAGGACGACCCGTCGGTCGTCCGGGTGGACCTCGACCGGCTGCGCCGCGAGGTCGACCCGCGGGCGCTGTGGCGGCAGATGTTCGAGGAGAACGGCCGCATCATGCGCGACCACTACTGGCGCGCCGACATGGACGGCGTGGACTGGCAGGCCGTGCTCGACCGGTGGCGCCCGGTCGTCGACGCCGTCGCCACCCACGACGACCTCGTGGACGTGCTCTGGGAGACCGTCGGCGAGCTCAACACCTCGCACGCCTACGTGACGCCGCCGGAGGAGCCCGGGGCCGTCGCGTCCGAGCGCAGGCTCGGGCTGCTCGGGGCAGACCTGTCCCGCACCGACGAGGGCTGGCGGATCGACCGCATCCTGCCGGGAGAGTCCAGCGAGCCGGAGGCCCGCTCGCCGCTGGCGGCAGCCGGCGTCGACGCCCGTCCCGGCGACGTGGTGGTGGCCGTCGACGGCGCCCCCATGGACCCGGCGTTCGGTCCGGCGACGCGGCTGATGGGCGCGGCGGGCAAGCCGGTCGAGCTCACCCTGCGGCGGGACGGCGAGGACCGGCGGGTCGTCGTGGTGCCGCTGGCCGACGAGGAGGTGCTGCGCTACCAGGACTGGGTGCGGTCACGGCGGGACTACGTGCGGGAGCGCTCGGGCGGGCGGCTCGGCTACGTCCACGTGCCCGACATGACCAGCTACGGCTGGGCGCAGCTGCACCGCGACCTGCGCCACGCGGTCCAGAAGGAGGGACTGGTCGTGGACGTGCGCTACAACCGCGGCGGCCACACCAGCCAGCTGGTGCTCTCGCGCCTGCTGGCGCGGGCCGTGGGCTGGGCGCCGGGCCGGCACTACGCCGTCGCCTCGCGCTATCCCTCCACAGCGCCCCGGGGGCCGGTCGTCCTCGTCGCCAACGAGAACTCCGGCTCGGACGGCGACATCGTCAACGCCGCGGCACGCGCCATGGGCATCGGGCCCGTCGTGGGCGTGCGGACGTGGGGCGGCGTGGTCGGCATCGACGGGCGCTTCGACCTGGTCGACGGGACCTCGGTGACCCAGCCGCGCTACGCCTTCTGGCTGCAGGGGCCGGGCTGGGGCGTGGAGAACCACGGCGTCGACCCGGACATCGAGGTCGAGCACACGCCGGCCGACTTCTTCGGGCCCGACGACCCGCAGCTCGACCGGGCGATGGCCGAGGCCGTGCGTCTGCTCGAGGAGCAGCCGGCCGCGAGCGAGCCGCCGCTGCCGGGGCCGCGGGTCCGGCGCTGA
- a CDS encoding tetratricopeptide repeat protein → MSTGVDLRDLWDFDDAAGSERRFRAAAEQAEDALARERVLTQVARALGLQERFDEGHAVLDALEADDPEVEVRRDLERGRLLRSAGDDDAARPLFERAADRARASGLEELHVDALHMRALVVPREQRITAIEEALAFARAAHDPRARDWDASLLNNLGMVHADDGDFEQALPIFEDALAARERIGDPVTIRIARWMVAWALRNLGRTEEALGIQRALREELDALGEKDTYVDEEIRLLEG, encoded by the coding sequence ATGTCGACCGGCGTCGACCTGCGAGATCTCTGGGACTTCGACGACGCGGCGGGGAGCGAACGACGGTTTCGCGCTGCCGCGGAGCAGGCGGAGGACGCGCTCGCACGCGAGCGTGTGCTGACCCAGGTGGCCCGTGCGCTCGGACTGCAGGAGCGCTTCGACGAGGGGCACGCCGTGCTGGACGCGCTCGAGGCGGACGACCCGGAGGTCGAGGTGAGACGCGACCTCGAGCGAGGGCGGCTGCTGCGCTCGGCAGGGGACGACGACGCCGCGCGACCCCTCTTCGAGCGGGCGGCGGACCGGGCGCGGGCCTCCGGCCTGGAGGAGCTTCACGTCGACGCGCTGCACATGCGCGCCCTCGTCGTGCCCCGCGAGCAGCGGATCACCGCGATCGAGGAGGCGCTCGCCTTCGCCCGGGCCGCGCACGATCCGCGTGCTCGGGACTGGGACGCCTCCCTGCTCAACAACCTCGGGATGGTCCACGCCGACGACGGCGACTTCGAGCAGGCGCTGCCGATCTTCGAGGACGCGCTCGCTGCCCGGGAGCGGATCGGGGACCCGGTGACGATCCGCATCGCCCGGTGGATGGTCGCCTGGGCACTGCGGAACCTGGGGCGGACCGAGGAGGCCCTGGGGATCCAGCGTGCGCTCCGGGAGGAGCTGGACGCGCTGGGGGAGAAGGACACCTACGTGGACGAGGAGATCCGGCTGCTCGAGGGCTGA
- a CDS encoding NAD(P)/FAD-dependent oxidoreductase — MARQVGRGASPQLPEHAEVVVLGGGVIGLSTAYQLARAGVDVVLVERDALGSGSTCKAAGGVRAQFSDEVNIHLARRSLEVYERFEELFDQPIDLHQVGYLFLLDDPADVAAFERAVALQNSLGVTTRMLDPDEAGRMSPLIRTDGLLAAAFHPRDGHCTPESVVQGYARAARRAGATVVTGCAATGGQVVDGRVRAVETEAGTIRTEQVVVATGAWSAEVGSWFGVDLPVHPLRRQVLTTGPVPGRGERTPFTIDFSTSFYFHDEGPGLLVGMSDPHEQPGFRLDRDDAWLPGLAAAIERRAPALSEVELRSGWAGLYEMTPDHNGLVGRSRTVPGVVYATGFSGHGFLLGPAVGETVADLVLGRPPETDVAALSVDRFADARSLVPEKHIV; from the coding sequence GTGGCGCGGCAGGTGGGTCGCGGGGCGTCCCCGCAGCTCCCCGAGCACGCCGAGGTCGTCGTGCTCGGCGGCGGCGTCATCGGCCTGAGCACGGCCTACCAGCTGGCCCGGGCCGGTGTCGACGTCGTGCTGGTGGAGCGCGACGCGCTGGGGTCGGGGTCGACCTGCAAGGCCGCCGGCGGGGTCCGGGCGCAGTTCAGCGACGAGGTCAACATCCACCTGGCCAGGCGCTCGCTCGAGGTCTACGAGCGCTTCGAGGAGCTCTTCGACCAACCGATCGACCTGCACCAGGTGGGCTACCTCTTCCTGCTCGACGACCCGGCCGACGTCGCCGCCTTCGAGCGCGCCGTGGCGCTGCAGAACTCCCTCGGCGTGACCACCCGGATGCTCGACCCGGACGAGGCGGGTCGGATGTCGCCGCTGATCCGCACCGACGGGCTGCTGGCGGCCGCCTTCCACCCGCGCGACGGCCACTGCACGCCGGAGTCGGTCGTCCAGGGCTACGCCCGGGCCGCCAGGCGGGCCGGGGCGACCGTCGTCACGGGCTGCGCCGCCACCGGCGGCCAGGTCGTGGACGGCCGGGTGCGGGCCGTCGAGACCGAGGCCGGCACGATCCGCACCGAGCAGGTCGTGGTCGCCACCGGCGCCTGGTCGGCGGAGGTCGGCTCGTGGTTCGGCGTCGACCTGCCGGTCCACCCGCTGCGCCGCCAGGTCCTGACGACCGGGCCGGTCCCCGGACGGGGCGAGCGCACCCCCTTCACGATCGACTTCTCCACGTCGTTCTACTTCCACGACGAGGGCCCGGGTCTGCTCGTCGGCATGTCCGACCCGCACGAGCAGCCGGGCTTCCGGCTGGACCGGGACGACGCGTGGCTGCCCGGCCTCGCCGCCGCGATCGAGCGACGCGCTCCCGCGTTGAGCGAGGTCGAGCTGCGCTCCGGCTGGGCGGGCCTCTACGAGATGACGCCCGACCACAACGGACTCGTCGGCCGCTCCCGCACGGTGCCGGGCGTCGTCTACGCCACCGGCTTCTCCGGGCACGGCTTCCTGCTGGGCCCCGCCGTGGGCGAGACGGTCGCCGACCTCGTCCTCGGCCGGCCGCCCGAGACCGACGTGGCCGCCCTGTCGGTCGACCGCTTCGCCGACGCACGTAGCCTCGTGCCCGAGAAGCACATCGTCTGA